The stretch of DNA GCAACGATTCATCGTTGTTGGGATGCGGATGGTCTTAGGTACTCGACTATGTAACAAAGACCGGATAAACCATTTAGCTCAAGATCATATGGACTAATTCCATTGCTAAAACTAAAAGGTGAAAACTAAAACGGTTTTGTCATCTTAAACTACGTATCGGCCAAAACAAGATGTGAAGCTAATTTTGAGAAACTTTATAGTCTGAGTCTCTGAGAAgattaaatgttttatatatatatatatatatatatatatatatatatatatataatcgtttGCCATTAATATAACCAAGTCTAATTTCGgctagttattttattttaaaatcaattttaaaaaccaGTCAAAATAGTCGAGAATAAATTTGCAGGATTTACCTTTCTCCGTATTAAATTGAGAGGCTCTCAAATCACGTTTTAAATTGAATTAACTTTGTTCCAATAGCTTGTTGATTGTAGTATTCTCGGATAAAAGCACGGAAGTAATCTTTGTTTAGACCTTGtacatttcttttaaaaatcactaTTGAGAGAAGGTTTTACATTTGGCATTTATTTGTTACTACTGACTACCATTTCCTACTAGTGAATTATAACAATTGTTGGTcgtataaaatttaaaatatttttttattattaaaataaaataaaaatcataataaaaaagaaaagaaatgtagAATAATTTGTCGCGACTAGGGTCCATGTCAATGATGTTCATCTTGAACAACATTCGAATCATTCGTGTCGCTGACGGACTGCTGTTCAACTAATGGTGACATCCCCGTGCCTGTTCCATGCCCTTAAAAGAATAAGAGACCAAACACCAATATTGTTTGTCATCtgtatttaaatattcaattttattatacatagtGATTAAGCAACAATATAGTTATACCTGTGGACATAGTCGATGTTGTGTTGGAGTGTAGTCTTGCGTTTTGACGCTTTCTCAAGAAAATAGCCCCAAAACCGGATGAGAGAATTGCAAACGCAGAGGCAAACGTAACACCAAAAATGAGtggtaatttatttttcttcttttttcctccCTTTGGTTTTGTCACATTTAAAGgttctatatatagaaaaggTGTCAAATTATTTTCTGTAACAGTATGGTAATAAATTAAGGCATTCGTAATAATACAAgaccattttttatattttttatatatttaataaggAAATAACtaggttttacttttttaaacgtaattaaaattatatatacatggttaGATTATTGTATATAcgatttattataaatttattataataacctatataaaataaaatctgtacacttttagtaacttttaaaaatagtaaaaaggtTATGTGTTATATATCGTattcaaaatttatgaaatatttaattaagttttaatgatattttgtgAAGCTtcaataatttttcaaataattagaTGGTTGAACTTACCGATAATTCAAATATTATCTGAAAAAATTGAAGTTCATAGATATGAAAAGTACTGTATACTGTATATGAGTTTtcatttcaaaaacatataaatatactagAAACGAGTATATGGTAATAATAAATTACCATATATTgtgataaaaaatgattaagctcttttcctttcctttcaacataataataattaaaaaaaaaaacataataataaatttaaaatttgtgtttGCATTAAGCAAAAAATGCGACAATAATTTTGTTAACccagaaatagaaagaaagaaatgggTACAGCTTGTGAGTACTGAGTACAAACCTTCTACGGCATTGTTTTTGTGTGGTTCCGTAGCTCCGGGACCTTAATCAAATAccaaatgaaattaaataatatcattcAAAACATTTCATATTATGATACATTGCCTATAGATTAATATCAATCATTCATTCTATATACTCAATGTCAATTGAATCTTAAGTTGGAAGCAAATGAAATTTAAATTCCATAAACCAGAGTTCGAAGTGTTCAGAGGTACACACATGGTCAAGTTTGgttatttctttaaaatttgagaaagttttggtaatttaaatttACCAACTAACCTTGGGTGTCTCGGTTGCTGTTACTTATTGAGTACAGCTCCAACCCATTGATGAGGGGCGGCAAATCCGAGTCATCGGTTGACTGAAAGATTATCTGGGACGTCGACGTCGCCACTACATCTCTCAGAACGAACTGAGTCGCTTTCCCAAAGACCGGTACAATGGGATCCGAACCCACTTGAGTGGTGTCCAAGAAAACGTTGAAAGACCGTCTTTGGGTCCGACCTAGACTCTGAGGTTCTGAGAAGTAAAGAACCAAGTATACCGTTATACCGGTTAAGGGTAGAGCCTCATAAGAAAACTTTAATCCTGACACTGCCTTTGACATAACAATCTCCGGCGGCTTGTTCGACGCTCGGGTGATGTCTATGGATGGGGCTGAGGTCGATAGATCGGTCAGTGTTGGGTTGTCTTGGGATCCTGACGCGGACCATAGCCTACCGTAAGGGTCTAACGGGTAGCTAAATAAATTTCCAAGAAaccaataaaatgaaaattaattaaataggtACGTAATAATATAACCTTGAAAGAaagttatatatcattattaattaacACATATCTAAAAAATGCACTTGACGTACAAACCgttatttatgaatttataaattttgtctAAACCTAGTGTAAAAATCACATGCTTAATGAAACATTAGCAAAGAGTCGCTGATATAAAgctttaagaaaaataatgtcAAGGAAAACACATCATAAAAGCTTTAATAGTAGGATTATTAGATGCatatagaaaaatgtttaaagGAGGGGCGTTGTACATCAGTTTACCTTATAATCTCTTCGGCACCATACGCCATTCTTTTTTGGAGAAGGAGACCTTCGTTAGGACCAAGATCGTTGTACATGCCAGCGTCCATACCATAAACCTCAATAGAAGATATAAAAGGGTTATAGGACGGAGACGTACGAAAGAGGCATACACTGATATTCTCATTTGCCGGAGCAAATATCACTTCCgagaaatagaaattttcttcgTCGTTGAGCAACGACTCAGTAATTTTAATAGAGTCACGGTGTTTGCGGTCATAAATTACGTCAAAAGATGGCGGCGAAAGCTTCCCATCGTAGTTCTCATATTTAAACCTCGTCCTCACGAGGGTTTTCTGGCCTTTGGTCACCGGAATGTTGGAGTAGCAGTTGGTTTGACCAGTTGAGAAGTACCGGAGAGTGTTCATCGGCTTTGTGACAACGTCCGGAATCTTCATAGGCTCACCAGTGGTGACAAAGCCTTTATCTCCGACCCATGTTACATTGTTGGAGTCAATGTAAGATCCCGTTGATCCACAGTCAATGCTTATACCTAATGATAGCgcaaaaaaacaagagaaaaaacgATTAATAGTGATCTAAACATAAATGTACATTATGTACTGTGTCAAATTGAGAAAATTTTATGTCGGAGGGGCTTTATATTTGTAACGTACTTTCTGCTAATGTAACCATTATGGCTGAGAGAGAAAAGAGGGTGATGAGATAAAGAAGTGCCGCCATCATCAACGAGCTAATTTAACTTCGTTACATGCACAAATGCATACGTAATATATAGATGAAATGAAGTCTGTTCATATCTTGTTGAATTGAGGTATTAAGATTGCACAACTCATATAATATTTAGTTGACTTGACTCGTTAAGATTGCACAGCTCATATAATATTTGCATCAGCGGTGCAGATCTTGATTTGGTTTTGCACAATTGTGAATTCAACAAAAGGGTATTGGTGGTGTGACAAAAGACTCTCAAAACCGACTAATTCATCACATTCAATCTATTATGCAAGTAACTATATTTCTAAGGTAGCTACTTGCAACTAAAATAGTTTGTGagtaccaaaaaaattatagctatttacaaatttttgtcACAAATTTATATTCAAGGAGTACTTTAAAAACCAGTTTAGATAATTGTGAATTCATtaaatacacacatatatatatatatagtatatatatgagAACATACAGTAgtcatatatgaatatatatagagagcTAGTATAATTCTATAATAACGTGATACATTAATAATTATACATCAGAAtgtcattatgttttttttttatggtagaCTAGAAGTTCCTTATGGTAGACTTCTGGCCTTATACATCAGAATGTCATTAAGTTCCTTCATGACTTCTACATTTCTAATTTGTAATATAAGGCCAGTGATTGTTTAATGTCATTATGTAATTATACATCAGAATGTCGTCTAATTAAACAATCACTGGCCGTATATTACAAATTAGAAATGTAGAAGTCATGAAGGAActtgattatttaataaaaaatggttGAAGCTTTAAGTTTTGTCCAACTCATTTGGTTGACTTAGCATACAGTGGgcatattgaaaagtcaaccacatttgttttcttatatggCACAAAGACTTTAAAAGTAAACGGCTCAAGTTTacacacttttatttatacgtTCATTATATTAGTAATGTATGTCTTTttagtaaagtaaaaaaaaaaatagatattcaACATAGTGGGAACAAAATGTTTGGATAATTTCATGTGCTcagtcgattttttttttttttatatcaaaatcagTATTATTCATAGGTTGGACCTGGTGTAGG from Camelina sativa cultivar DH55 chromosome 9, Cs, whole genome shotgun sequence encodes:
- the LOC104711088 gene encoding uncharacterized protein At1g24485-like: MMAALLYLITLFSLSAIMVTLAESISIDCGSTGSYIDSNNVTWVGDKGFVTTGEPMKIPDVVTKPMNTLRYFSTGQTNCYSNIPVTKGQKTLVRTRFKYENYDGKLSPPSFDVIYDRKHRDSIKITESLLNDEENFYFSEVIFAPANENISVCLFRTSPSYNPFISSIEVYGMDAGMYNDLGPNEGLLLQKRMAYGAEEIISYPLDPYGRLWSASGSQDNPTLTDLSTSAPSIDITRASNKPPEIVMSKAVSGLKFSYEALPLTGITVYLVLYFSEPQSLGRTQRRSFNVFLDTTQVGSDPIVPVFGKATQFVLRDVVATSTSQIIFQSTDDSDLPPLINGLELYSISNSNRDTQGPGATEPHKNNAVEEPLNVTKPKGGKKKKNKLPLIFGVTFASAFAILSSGFGAIFLRKRQNARLHSNTTSTMSTGHGTGTGMSPLVEQQSVSDTNDSNVVQDEHH